A window from Myxococcales bacterium encodes these proteins:
- a CDS encoding aldo/keto reductase, whose translation MSTARAPVPPILYGTAWKEERTAALTAQALAAGFRGIDTANQRKHYVEAGVGEAIAQAGVPRAELFLQTKFTYARGQDERLPYDPAATLLDQVAQSFASSCEHLGTDVIDSYVLHGPWAALGWRPEDREVWTAMEALHDAGRVRHLGVSNISADQLAALVASARIAPTFVQNRCYARTGWDHEVRAVCARHRHDLPGLLAAHRQPARASSAEHLRADLTALAVTLDPADVAVIEAIGE comes from the coding sequence ATGTCGACCGCGCGCGCCCCCGTCCCGCCGATCCTGTACGGCACCGCCTGGAAGGAGGAGCGCACCGCGGCGCTGACCGCGCAGGCGCTGGCCGCGGGCTTCCGCGGCATCGACACCGCCAACCAGCGCAAGCACTACGTCGAGGCCGGCGTCGGCGAGGCGATCGCGCAGGCGGGCGTCCCGCGCGCCGAGCTGTTCCTGCAGACCAAGTTCACCTACGCGCGCGGCCAGGACGAGCGGCTCCCGTATGACCCCGCGGCGACGCTGCTCGACCAGGTGGCGCAGTCGTTCGCCAGCTCGTGCGAGCACCTCGGCACCGACGTGATCGACAGCTACGTGCTGCACGGGCCGTGGGCCGCGCTCGGCTGGCGGCCCGAGGATCGCGAGGTGTGGACCGCGATGGAGGCGCTCCACGACGCCGGCCGGGTGCGCCACCTCGGCGTGTCGAACATCAGCGCCGATCAGCTCGCCGCGTTGGTCGCCAGCGCGCGGATCGCGCCGACGTTCGTGCAGAACCGCTGCTACGCGCGCACCGGCTGGGATCACGAGGTGCGCGCGGTGTGCGCGCGCCACCGGCATGACCTACCAGGGCTTCTCGCTGCTCACCGCCAACCAGCGCGAGCCAGCTCGGCCGAGCACCTGCGCGCCGACCTGACCGCGCTCGCGGTCACGCTCGACCCCGCCGACGTCGCGGTCATCGAGGCGATCGGCGAGTAG
- a CDS encoding DUF2279 domain-containing protein, whose amino-acid sequence MRFDVATLVALVAVTAAPAARADCTLARADAPCLTPWLDQGAPMPWRAPTPPPDHRWRAAAVVGGLYVGFSAWAYVAWYRDVESLDEFGVGGDGWFGRNTYAGGADKLGHAWATYTLGRATTGVLRCWAASAASRPRSPAPRCRGACSSRSRSRTASTTSSRPETSRSTASAPAWPRRWCLCPRSIAGSTSGSSTSRATSTWGCGAGSTTGPRRATA is encoded by the coding sequence GTGCGCTTCGACGTCGCCACGCTGGTCGCGCTGGTCGCGGTCACCGCCGCGCCCGCGGCCCGCGCCGATTGCACGCTGGCCCGCGCCGACGCGCCGTGCCTGACCCCGTGGCTCGATCAGGGCGCGCCGATGCCGTGGCGCGCACCGACGCCGCCGCCGGATCATCGCTGGCGTGCGGCCGCGGTGGTCGGCGGGCTGTACGTCGGCTTCAGCGCGTGGGCCTACGTGGCGTGGTACCGCGACGTCGAGTCGCTCGACGAGTTCGGCGTCGGCGGCGACGGGTGGTTCGGGCGCAACACCTACGCCGGCGGCGCCGACAAGCTCGGCCACGCCTGGGCCACGTACACGCTCGGGCGCGCGACCACCGGCGTGCTGCGCTGCTGGGCGGCTTCGGCCGCATCTCGGCCGCGATCGCCGGCGCCGCGCTGTCGTGGAGCCTGTTCCTCGCGGTCGAGGTCAAGGACGGCTTCTACTACAAGTTCTCGCCCGGAGACTTCGCGTTCAACAGCGTCGGCGCCGGCCTGGCCGCGGCGATGGTGCTTGTGCCCGCGCTCGATCGCTGGCTCGACTTCCGGGTCCAGTACTTCCCGAGCGACGAGTACCTGGGGCTGTGGCGCGGGGAGTACAACGGGCCCAAGAAGGGCAACAGCCTGA
- a CDS encoding class II aldolase/adducin family protein encodes MRKLRHPDHEQPDSVRDQVSSDEWQTRVDLAACYRLVARYGWDDLVFTHISARVPGTDHHFLINPYGMLFEEITASSLVKVDLTGARVLPSPHEINPAGFTIHSAVHAAREDAQCVLHTHSLNGVAVSAQQGGVLPISQQSIFVLASLGYHAYEGVALRDDEKPRLVNDLGTNGFLMLRNHGLLTVGESVADAFLRMYVFEATCAIQVRAQGGGELIPVDPRIIAGATAQQAAVMRGLGAGLAWPGLLRKLERDNPGYHL; translated from the coding sequence ATGCGGAAGCTGCGACACCCGGATCATGAGCAGCCCGACTCGGTCCGCGATCAGGTCAGCAGCGACGAGTGGCAGACCCGGGTCGATCTGGCCGCGTGCTACCGGCTGGTGGCGCGCTACGGCTGGGACGATCTGGTGTTCACCCACATCTCGGCCCGGGTGCCGGGCACCGACCACCACTTCCTCATCAACCCGTACGGGATGTTGTTCGAGGAGATCACCGCGTCGAGCCTGGTCAAGGTCGACCTCACCGGCGCCCGGGTCCTGCCGAGCCCGCACGAGATCAACCCGGCCGGCTTCACGATCCACAGCGCCGTCCACGCCGCGCGCGAGGACGCGCAGTGCGTGCTGCACACCCACAGCCTCAACGGCGTGGCGGTGTCGGCGCAGCAGGGCGGCGTGTTGCCGATCTCGCAGCAGTCGATCTTCGTCCTGGCGTCGCTCGGCTACCACGCCTATGAGGGCGTGGCGCTGCGGGACGACGAGAAGCCCCGCCTGGTCAACGACCTGGGCACCAACGGGTTCCTGATGCTGCGCAACCACGGCCTGCTCACCGTCGGCGAGTCGGTCGCCGACGCGTTCCTGCGCATGTACGTGTTCGAGGCGACCTGCGCGATCCAGGTGCGGGCCCAGGGCGGCGGCGAGCTGATCCCGGTCGATCCGCGGATCATCGCCGGCGCCACCGCCCAGCAGGCGGCGGTCATGCGCGGCCTCGGCGCCGGGCTGGCGTGGCCGGGCCTGCTGCGCAAGCTCGAGCGCGACAACCCCGGCTACCACCTGTAG
- a CDS encoding Uma2 family endonuclease produces MLQIIDGATGEGAVRIRPLRRVEYEHLAKGGAFDDEEIELIHGALVEVGTVDPWHDQVVAQAAARLRTQVAATGRVLVQTPLPLGEFSAPRPDLAVTTATSHWDGGRHRTLLVIEVAGASLDKDRGPKRLLAAHAPIDEYWIVDLEQGLHRGVR; encoded by the coding sequence GTGCTGCAGATCATCGATGGGGCGACGGGCGAGGGCGCGGTGCGGATCCGGCCGCTGCGGCGCGTGGAGTACGAGCACCTGGCCAAGGGCGGGGCGTTCGACGACGAGGAGATCGAGCTGATCCACGGTGCGCTGGTCGAGGTCGGGACCGTCGACCCCTGGCACGATCAGGTCGTGGCCCAGGCGGCGGCGCGGCTGCGGACCCAGGTGGCGGCCACCGGTCGGGTGCTGGTCCAGACGCCGCTGCCGCTGGGCGAGTTCTCGGCGCCGCGGCCGGACCTGGCGGTGACCACGGCGACCTCGCACTGGGATGGTGGTCGTCATCGGACGCTGCTGGTGATCGAGGTCGCGGGCGCGTCCCTCGACAAGGACCGCGGGCCCAAGCGGCTCCTGGCCGCGCACGCCCCGATCGACGAGTACTGGATCGTCGATCTCGAGCAGGGGCTGCATCGAGGTGTTCGGTGA